The following coding sequences lie in one Hoplias malabaricus isolate fHopMal1 chromosome 14, fHopMal1.hap1, whole genome shotgun sequence genomic window:
- the mthfr gene encoding methylenetetrahydrofolate reductase — translation MVNQRVDAGWQPCKSDSSGGSNSGESSKESSRCSTPVLDADRTHRLRDKMRKRMESGDPWFSLEFFPPRTAGGAVNLIARFDRMGSGGPLFIDITWHPAGDPGSDKETSSMMIASTAVNYCGLESILHITCCKQTKEKITAHLSKAKGLGLKNIMALRGDPIGADWEEEEGCFNYATDLVKHIRNEFEDYFDICVAGYPTGHPEAESYEEDLKHLKEKVDAGAHFIVTQLFFRAETFLKFVKDCRDTGITCPILPGIFPIQGYHSLRQLVKLSKLEVPEEIMQVIEPIKDNDAAIRNYGIHHAVEMCKVLLASGDVPGLHIYTLNREVATIEVLRQLGLWAEDPRRPLPWAVSAHPKRKVEDVRPIFWASRPKSYIYRTQDWDDFPNGRWGNSSSPAFGELTDYYLFYLKSKSPKEALLKMWGEELTREESVYEVFTNYITAQPNKNGHKVMCLPWNDDPLAPETNMLKEELEKVNRRGVLTINSQPSINGKPSSDPVVGWGPPGGYVFQKAYLEFFTSSENVNALLKVLKKYEPRVNYHIVNVQGKNITNAHDMQPNAVTWGIFPGREIIQPTVVDPVSFMYWKDEAFALWIEQWGKLYEDESPSRMIIQYIHDNYFLVNLVDNDFPLDNCLWQVIDDMFELLDAPPEPLDQESTH, via the exons ATGGTCAACCAGCGAGTGGACGCTGGCTGGCAGCCATGTAAGAGCGACTCCAGTGGGGGCAgcaacagtggagagagctccAAGGAGAGCTCCAGGTGTTCCACTCCTGTGCTGGATGCTGACCGAACACACAGACTGAGGGACAAGATGAGGAAAAGGATGGAGTCTGGAGACCCTTGGTTCTCCCTTGAGTTCTTTCCACCTCGCACAGCTGGAGGAGCAGTCAATCTAATAGCCAG GTTTGATCGCATGGGATCCGGTGGTCCCCTTTTCATAGACATTACATGGCATCCGGCAGGAGACCCTGGCTCAGACAAGGAGACATCCTCCATGATGATAGCCAGTACAGCGGTCAATTACTGTGGGCTGGAGAGCATCTTGCACATAACCTGTTGCAAACAGACAAAGGAGAAAATCACAGCTCATCTCAGCAAGGCCAAGGGGTTGGGGCTGAAGAATATTATGGCACTAAGGGGAG ATCCTATAGGAGCAGACTGGGAAGAAGAAGAGGGATGTTTCAACTATGCTACAGACCTGGTGAAGCACATTCGCAATGAATTTGAAGATTACTTTGACATCTGTGTCGCAG GCTACCCAACAGGTCATCCAGAGGCTGAGAGCTATGAAGAGGACCTGAAACACTTGAAAGAGAAAGTAGATGCAGGAGCACATTTCATTGTGACGCAGCTATTTTTCAGAGCAGAGACTTTCCTCAAATTTGTCAAGGACTGCAGAGACACTGGCATCACATGTCCCATTTTGCCTGGGATCTTCCCCATACAG GGTTACCACTCCTTACGGCAGCTGGTAAAGCTGTCCAAACTGGAGGTTCCAGAGGAGATAATGCAGGTGATCGAGCCTATCAAGGACAACGATGCTGCGATCAGGAACTACGGCATCCATCACGCAGTGGAGATGTGCAAAGTGCTGCTGGCCAGCGGTGATGTGCCAGGCCTGCACATATACACACTAAACCGAGAGGTGGCCACCATAGAGGTGCTCAGACAACTGGGACTGTGGGCAGAAGACCCTCG GCGACCTTTGCCATGGGCTGTCAGTGCTCACCCCAAACGGAAGGTGGAGGACGTTAGACCGATCTTCTGGGCCTCAAGGCCCAAAAGCTACATCTACAGAACTCAGGACTGGGACGATTTCCCTAATGGAAGATG GGGAAACTCCTCGTCTCCAGCTTTTGGTGAGCTGACAGACTACTATCTGTTCTACCTGAAGAGTAAATCTCCTAAAGAGGCCTTATTAAAGATGTGGGGAGAAGAGCTAACCAGGGAAGAGAGTGTCTATGAAGTCTTCACCAATTACATCACAGCACAGCCCAACAAGAATGGACACAAG GTGATGTGTCTGCCATGGAACGATGATCCTCTGGCTCCAGAGACAAACATGCTcaaggaggagctggagaaagTGAATCGAAGAGGAGTCCTTACAATTAACTCTCAGCCCAGCATCAATGGCAAGCCTTCCTCCGACCCCGTAGTGGGCTGGGGACCCCCAGGAGGATATGTCTTCCAGAAG GCATACCTAGAGTTTTTCACATCAAGTGAAAATGTAAACGCTCTTCTCAAAGTACTGAAGAAGTATGAACCACGTGTGAACTACCATATCGTCAACGTCCAG GGCAAGAATATCACAAATGCACACGATATGCAGCCCAATGCTGTAACTTGGGGGATATTCCCAGGCCGAGAGATTATTCAGCCGACTGTGGTGGATCCAGTCAGCTTTATGTACTGGAAG GACGAGGCGTTTGCTCTGTGGATCGAGCAGTGGGGGAAGCTGTATGAAGACGAGTCGCCTTCACGCATGATTATCCAGTACATCCACGACAACTATTTCTTGGTCAACCTAGTGGACAATGACTTCCCTCTGGACAACTGCTTATGGCAGGTCATCGATGACATGTTCGAGCTGCTGGACGCACCTCCAGAACCTCTGGatcaagaaagcacacactag